GATGCCATCACCATTGCCGCCGGAGTCATCAATAATGCTGCGGAGATAGACCACATAAGGGTAATTGGGGGCAATGGTAACTGCACTGCCAAGATAGGGGAGGAGGTTCCGGCCGGTGACCGTGACATAAAGCGAGTCTCCCGGCAGAACGGTCTGGAGGTTGAAATTGATCTGTCCGGAGGCATCAGTATGGCCGACATAATAAACGGTCGTGTCCTGTCTTGACATCACACACACCTGGGCATTGGCAACCGGACCGGTGCCATCGGTGACAGTGACAGTAAAAGGAAATGAGCCGATGATCACCGTTTGTGGATGAGAAACGGTCAGCGGTCGTGGTGTCGCTGACCAGATATTCAGTTCCGGGTCGCCGAAACTGTTGAACATATAAAGCTCTTCCTCAGAAACCTCGTCGGGCAGCGGATAGGCGAGAAGCATGAACAGCTTGCCCCACTGGGTACACTGGACAAAGGTATAGGCAAGGCTGTCAACATAGGACATGAAGGTGCCGGCAGCGAGCGAGTCGTTGTAACCGGAATAGCTCACCTCGGATGCGCCGAAATAACCGATCCCACCCTTCTCCGCGCCCGCCTTGAGCCAGGCTTCGGCATGGCAGTCTGAAGCCTCATCAAAATTGCCGGACAGACAGGTGGGGGCAATCACCATCGGCGTCATTCTGCCGTTGTTCAATGCATAGACATTGGAGTTCGTCCAGGAGGGGCTGACATTTGCCCAGGCGTCGTTGGCACCATGGCCCCGGTAGAGCATCCAGGCTCTGCCCTGATTGAGTGAATCGGTGAGCCGCTGGGCGGTGTTCAGCCCCCAGCGCTCGAACAGGGTATCAAACTGGGTGAACGGTCTGCCCAGCACATAATTCCGGATCCGGATTACGACGGTCCAGAAACGGGTAGGCTGACCGCTTTCATAGCCGGCAAGGGCACAGACCCGCTTGAACCACTCGGTATTAGCAAGGTAGGGCTCCATTTCATAGCGGTAGAGCTTATTCATTACCGCCCGGGCTTCGTCAATGGTCCGGACACAGACCCGGGCAATCATCAGGTCGGCAAGGAGGTCGCTGCCTTCGTGGAGTGAATAGTATAGATCAGAGGCATCGGTTTGACCGGGCCAGTGGCAGCATTTCACGAACTCCGGGGCGTCACCGACGAGCAGCACATAGTCCGGCGGCTTGGGCCAGGTGAGATAGGCGTTGTGGATGTAGTTGTAGATCAGGGCGGTGTCATTGCCACCAAGCTGGGAGGTGGTGACCACCCTGGTCTCCCAGCCCTTGCGTTTTTTCCACTCAGCAAACGGCGTTACCGCACTGGCAAACTGATCATTGACAATGATCAGATAACTTCCATCTTCGGCGCGCTGGGGTGGGGCGACAAAACGGTAATTGGCAATGAACGACCGGTAAAGCGGTTCAAACGCCCGGGAGATTTTCGGCTGGCGGTGTATTTTGGGGTTGATGCCGGATCGGTTCTGCTGGTAGTTGAGTACCACCCGGATACGGCGGGAGACCCGGAGTTCGCCGGTGACCGGGTTGAAGCGCAAAGGCTGAATTACCAGCTGGACGAGCCGGAAGTCACGCATGATCATCGGTGCACTGCTGCGTGCCGGTGCCTCCGGATAAAATTCATGCCGGGCGTAGCGGGCTTCATCAATGACAAACGGTGGCGTTGGACTGTTTTCTGCCAGCGGCGGCTGAGCCGGATAGATGCGGAATCCGGACAGGGTAATGGCATCCTCTTCGAGAACCTGGACATCGATATCGGCGAAGTCCGGCACCGCAATAAACCGGGCGACTACCGGCAGTTCCGGAGCGCCGGTCTGGCTCATCCTGCCGGCGGCAGGGATGTTGAGCCGCAGGCGCTGGAACCGGCCTGCCGGCGTAACCGTATCTTCGACATAAAAACCGGAAAGATTAAGTTCAACGATGGTGTGCTGCTGATCAGAAGACAGCACCTCAAACTGCGATGGTGTCTCATCGGCGCTGGTTTGCAGGCCAATCCAGCGTGGTGTGCCGGTCAGAAATGCCGGCAGGATAAAAATTAGCGTCAGTAATGCTTTTTTCATGCCATTCTCCTTTTAAACCTTGTATGCTCGGACGGTTAAATTAAGTCCCCGGCGCCGGAGTTCGGTGATAAATCTGCCCGCCGGCACCGCCTTTTCACCCGGCTGGACACCGCAGACAGGAATCTGATTGCGCGCCAGCATCAGCCCGACAACTGCGGCGGAAAAGCCGGTGGTGCGCATCATTGCGGTCAGACCGGTTTTTTTGTCTGCATAATCAACCAGCTGATAACGCAGCAGCCGGCGGCTGCCATTTTTTATCCCTGTAACTTCAATCCGCAGCAGGACCACATCATCGGTTTCCCAGCCCAGCACCTTTTCCAGGGCGCAGGCAAGTTCGGCACGGGGCAGACGGCGCCAGTTGCCGACCGCGCTTTTCATGATCAGCTCGAACATCAGCCGGTGTCCCGGATAACGGATGGTTTTATAGTCCAGCTCCCTGATTTTCCCCTGGAAGGTTTCGGGCAGAGTTGAGGCGCCCCCGGAGGTGTGAAAGGCTTCCAGCCGGCCGAAGGGCGGCGGGAAGATAACCGTCTCCGGTTCAGTCAGCGCCTTTACCTGCTGAATTTTCCCATTCCGGAGCACCAGGCACGGTTCGGCATACTCGTTGAGCAGACCCTGAGCAGAAAAGACCAGTTTATAGAAGAGCGGGGGCTGGGGTTTTACCGGCAGGCCGCCAACCCGGATTTTGACCTCTTCGGTCCGGTCGAACCGGGAGACCGCATCCGCGACCAGAATGTTGGTCATCCCCGGTGCCAGTCCGCAGTCCGGAATAATCGTGCAGCCGACAGTCTGTGCCTGCTGGTCCAGCGCCAGCTGTCGCCGCACTATGGAGTTGTTACCGCCGAGATCACAGAAATTGGTGCCGGTGGCGATTGCCATCCGGGTGAGTCTTAGGTTGTAATTATAAGGAACACAGCTGATCGCTGCCTGACAGCGGGCAAGCAGCTTTTTCAGTTCATGTGCGGTCGCCTCGGCATGGACCGGGATGAGCCGGCTGCTTTTGAGAAACCGTCGCAGCCGGTTCAGCGGCCGCGGCTGGCGGTCAACAACATAAACCTTTTCCACATCGGGCTGGCGGACCAGATCAAAGCTGACCGCCTGTGCCATCTGTCCGGCACCGAAAATCAGCAGTTCCATTTTTCCTCCTATGTCAGCAGCGGTGCTGACCGGCAGTTCTGTCCCGACTGTTTATCAAGTTAATTTAACAACCAGTCCCTGACAGTCAAACAAATTTTCTTGACTTTATCCTGCCGGCAGTGATAATCAGGCAGAATGAAGAAACAGGATGTCCGACCCCAGAAAGCGGTCAAAGTTAAAACCGCGGTCAAGACACCCGCCGGACCCCAGCTGGCGTTCAAGCGGAAAAATTACATTCTCCTTGGCGCCGGGCTGTTGACAATTATTGCCGGCTTTATCAGCCTCAGCGCCGGGTCCATCACCCTTGCCCCAATCCTGCTGGTAGCGGGCTACTGTGTCCTGATTCCCCTTGCCCTGCTTTTGAAATGAAACAGCGCCTGCTGTCAGCAGACGAGCTTGACCGGCTGATCCGGGAGCTGAGTCAGCAGGTTGCTGCCCGCAATACCGATATTGACCGGCTGGCGCTGATCGGGATTCAGCGCCGGGGGGTGCCGCTTGCCCGACGGATCGCCCGGGAACTGAAGCGGCTGACTGGCACCGAACCGCCAGTGGGCTCAATTGACATTACCCTCTATCGCGACGACCTCCAGCTCGTTGCCGAGACACCGCTGGTGCGCGGTTCCAGCATCGGTTTTGATATCAACGGCAAACGGGTGGTGCTGGTGGATGATGTGCTCTTCACCGGCAGGACGGTCCGGGCGGCGCTGACCGAACTGCTCGATTTCGGCCGGCCGGAGACGGTTCAGCTGCTGGTGCTGGTGGATCGGGGATACCGGGAGCTGCCAATCCAGCCCGATTTTGCCGGACTGAAGGTGGAGACCGGACGGGATGATCTGGTGGATGTCTATCTCACCGAAACCGACGGCCGGGATGAGGTGGTGCTGACGCGCCGGAAAGGGGAAACCGCTTGAAAGCCCAGCGGGTAAAGGCAAACCCGGCGACCGGCGGGTTGAAGCATCTCCTGGGGATTGCGGAGCTGGACCGGGAGGAGATTCTGACCATTCTGGAGCAGGCGAAGAAATTCCGCGAGGTGCTGGACCG
The sequence above is a segment of the candidate division WOR-3 bacterium genome. Coding sequences within it:
- a CDS encoding C25 family cysteine peptidase, whose product is MKKALLTLIFILPAFLTGTPRWIGLQTSADETPSQFEVLSSDQQHTIVELNLSGFYVEDTVTPAGRFQRLRLNIPAAGRMSQTGAPELPVVARFIAVPDFADIDVQVLEEDAITLSGFRIYPAQPPLAENSPTPPFVIDEARYARHEFYPEAPARSSAPMIMRDFRLVQLVIQPLRFNPVTGELRVSRRIRVVLNYQQNRSGINPKIHRQPKISRAFEPLYRSFIANYRFVAPPQRAEDGSYLIIVNDQFASAVTPFAEWKKRKGWETRVVTTSQLGGNDTALIYNYIHNAYLTWPKPPDYVLLVGDAPEFVKCCHWPGQTDASDLYYSLHEGSDLLADLMIARVCVRTIDEARAVMNKLYRYEMEPYLANTEWFKRVCALAGYESGQPTRFWTVVIRIRNYVLGRPFTQFDTLFERWGLNTAQRLTDSLNQGRAWMLYRGHGANDAWANVSPSWTNSNVYALNNGRMTPMVIAPTCLSGNFDEASDCHAEAWLKAGAEKGGIGYFGASEVSYSGYNDSLAAGTFMSYVDSLAYTFVQCTQWGKLFMLLAYPLPDEVSEEELYMFNSFGDPELNIWSATPRPLTVSHPQTVIIGSFPFTVTVTDGTGPVANAQVCVMSRQDTTVYYVGHTDASGQINFNLQTVLPGDSLYVTVTGRNLLPYLGSAVTIAPNYPYVVYLRSIIDDSGGNGDGIINPGEIINLPTWVKNYGEVGASSVSGRIRIADPL
- the pyrR gene encoding bifunctional pyr operon transcriptional regulator/uracil phosphoribosyltransferase PyrR, which encodes MKQRLLSADELDRLIRELSQQVAARNTDIDRLALIGIQRRGVPLARRIARELKRLTGTEPPVGSIDITLYRDDLQLVAETPLVRGSSIGFDINGKRVVLVDDVLFTGRTVRAALTELLDFGRPETVQLLVLVDRGYRELPIQPDFAGLKVETGRDDLVDVYLTETDGRDEVVLTRRKGETA
- a CDS encoding saccharopine dehydrogenase C-terminal domain-containing protein; translation: MELLIFGAGQMAQAVSFDLVRQPDVEKVYVVDRQPRPLNRLRRFLKSSRLIPVHAEATAHELKKLLARCQAAISCVPYNYNLRLTRMAIATGTNFCDLGGNNSIVRRQLALDQQAQTVGCTIIPDCGLAPGMTNILVADAVSRFDRTEEVKIRVGGLPVKPQPPLFYKLVFSAQGLLNEYAEPCLVLRNGKIQQVKALTEPETVIFPPPFGRLEAFHTSGGASTLPETFQGKIRELDYKTIRYPGHRLMFELIMKSAVGNWRRLPRAELACALEKVLGWETDDVVLLRIEVTGIKNGSRRLLRYQLVDYADKKTGLTAMMRTTGFSAAVVGLMLARNQIPVCGVQPGEKAVPAGRFITELRRRGLNLTVRAYKV